The following coding sequences are from one uncultured Desulfobacter sp. window:
- a CDS encoding BTAD domain-containing putative transcriptional regulator → MLNKITLPQSQQLIRRPHLYDRMDPSGANPSVWISGPAGFGKTSLMSSFLFDGPQPGVWYQVDAADKDLATFFYYLGKAVMPVIDDPDTPLPLLTPEYLMGIDAFAIRYFETLFQRLTPPVWIVFDNFQELPADSPVLAILARAVEQAPPGIRLAMLSRFDPPPAMVRLLANRKMIVIDNNQLAFTLEEYRALLDQEKIVLKENRIVRLHRATRGWVAGLMLWLLRGQFEPDQSKAMTETTPEMIFDYFAWEILNKTNGETRQFLLKTALMPHMTIDSATRLTDMPAEDILGNLSRKNFFLEKREVNNTSIYQYHPLFRDFLTQQAAGTFDAGQLETLQCRAAGLMAEAGQVEEAMDLYCRARDHTAMVGLILSHALSLVVQGRNHTLAAWIQALPKALADNHPWLVFWNGIAIMPDNPIEGTTGLIKAFEQFKQDQDLMGQVASWSALMESILRIRGTLEEPHRWLHEGERLAALLPPGLDPGIQARFSSAMLAAICMYHPCHPDCGKWQACCESLLDQQIDQYVSASMRSNLLLSYQWLGQRIKARKMRDQLEKNFANEALLPLNRLSLLWCMVYTTLDEGNLSKADELICIALELAESSGVHFFDYIFLAYAAYAGLYTGDLKKAGEYLARAVSITPPSASWDIAQNQFMEGLFALLAGEWDRAEHCLNSSRDLTESCGIPVPNALTTGAMAHLYLEQGHLSLALTELSRVEQMQIYQASGMICFQYDLIRADYARETLDAETMLACLEKAFGDALQNGLGMPVGIIRSRLALLCAEALKAGIHTDIVKSLIRRTQLEPPLMDQACQQWPWAVKLYCLGRLEVVCRDQFIDFGKKLPKKPLDLMYLLISAGNRGISRQSVADQLWADADGDRAVQNMNTTLHRLRKLIGNDRAVVLKNNRLSLVPNLCWVDTWQFEALVKKARSASSPSNQLALLSRAMELYRGHLGGLGSDVPSVVTYAQRLRKIWINMLADLAALLRDTGNTEQLNTVQQRAGTIDASTVIH, encoded by the coding sequence ATGCTAAATAAGATTACGCTGCCCCAAAGTCAGCAGCTCATACGGCGTCCGCACCTGTATGATCGGATGGACCCGTCCGGCGCGAACCCTTCCGTCTGGATATCCGGCCCGGCAGGGTTCGGTAAAACCTCCCTGATGAGCAGCTTTCTGTTCGATGGACCCCAGCCCGGGGTCTGGTACCAGGTGGATGCCGCGGACAAGGATCTTGCCACTTTTTTCTACTATCTGGGCAAGGCCGTGATGCCGGTTATCGATGATCCGGATACCCCCCTGCCTCTTCTGACGCCTGAATATCTGATGGGTATAGACGCGTTTGCCATCCGCTATTTTGAAACATTGTTTCAACGCTTAACACCGCCTGTGTGGATCGTTTTTGATAATTTCCAGGAGCTGCCTGCTGATTCGCCGGTGCTTGCAATCCTGGCCCGGGCCGTTGAGCAGGCCCCGCCGGGTATCCGCCTGGCAATGCTCAGCAGGTTTGACCCGCCGCCTGCCATGGTCAGGCTTCTGGCCAACCGTAAAATGATTGTCATTGACAACAACCAGCTGGCCTTTACCCTGGAAGAATACCGGGCCCTGCTTGATCAAGAAAAAATTGTCTTAAAGGAAAACCGCATTGTCCGGTTGCACCGGGCCACCCGGGGATGGGTCGCAGGTCTTATGCTGTGGCTGCTCCGCGGACAGTTTGAGCCGGATCAGTCCAAGGCAATGACAGAGACCACCCCGGAGATGATTTTTGATTATTTTGCCTGGGAGATTTTGAATAAAACAAACGGGGAAACGCGGCAGTTCCTCTTGAAAACAGCTTTGATGCCGCATATGACCATTGATTCGGCCACCCGGCTGACGGATATGCCTGCCGAAGATATCCTGGGCAACCTGAGCCGCAAAAATTTTTTCCTGGAAAAAAGAGAAGTCAACAACACCAGTATTTATCAATATCATCCCTTGTTCCGTGATTTTTTGACCCAGCAGGCAGCCGGCACGTTTGACGCCGGGCAACTTGAAACCCTGCAATGCCGCGCAGCCGGGCTCATGGCTGAAGCCGGGCAGGTTGAAGAGGCAATGGACCTCTACTGCCGGGCCCGGGATCATACCGCCATGGTCGGCTTGATTCTCAGCCATGCCCTGTCTTTGGTTGTCCAGGGCCGGAATCATACCCTGGCAGCCTGGATCCAGGCGTTGCCAAAAGCGCTTGCCGATAATCACCCCTGGCTGGTTTTCTGGAACGGCATCGCCATAATGCCGGACAATCCTATTGAAGGCACAACCGGACTTATAAAAGCCTTTGAGCAGTTCAAACAGGATCAGGATTTGATGGGACAAGTCGCCAGCTGGTCTGCGCTGATGGAATCCATTTTGCGCATCAGGGGAACCCTGGAGGAACCGCACCGCTGGCTCCATGAGGGTGAACGCCTTGCCGCCTTGTTGCCACCGGGCCTGGATCCCGGCATCCAGGCCCGTTTCAGCAGTGCAATGCTGGCTGCCATCTGCATGTATCATCCTTGTCACCCGGATTGCGGCAAGTGGCAGGCCTGTTGCGAATCATTGCTGGATCAACAAATAGACCAGTATGTCTCCGCATCCATGAGATCAAATTTGCTGTTGTCCTATCAATGGCTGGGGCAACGTATCAAAGCCAGGAAAATGAGAGATCAACTGGAAAAAAATTTTGCAAATGAGGCGCTTTTACCCCTGAACCGGCTCAGTCTGCTTTGGTGCATGGTCTACACAACCCTGGACGAAGGAAATTTGTCAAAAGCCGATGAGCTTATCTGCATCGCCCTGGAATTGGCCGAATCCAGCGGGGTCCATTTTTTCGACTACATCTTTCTGGCCTATGCCGCTTACGCCGGACTTTATACCGGTGATCTTAAAAAAGCCGGGGAATACCTGGCGCGTGCCGTCAGTATTACCCCGCCCAGTGCAAGCTGGGATATTGCCCAGAATCAATTTATGGAGGGACTTTTTGCCCTGTTGGCCGGAGAATGGGACAGGGCTGAGCATTGCCTGAACAGCAGCCGGGATCTGACTGAATCCTGCGGGATCCCTGTTCCAAACGCATTAACTACAGGTGCCATGGCTCATCTCTACCTGGAACAGGGGCATCTCAGCCTTGCTTTGACGGAATTAAGCCGTGTTGAACAGATGCAGATTTACCAGGCCAGTGGAATGATATGTTTCCAGTATGATTTAATCCGGGCCGACTATGCCCGGGAGACCCTGGACGCCGAAACCATGCTGGCCTGCCTGGAAAAGGCCTTTGGAGACGCTTTGCAAAACGGCCTGGGTATGCCGGTGGGGATTATCCGTTCCCGCCTTGCACTGCTATGTGCCGAGGCCCTTAAAGCCGGGATTCATACCGATATAGTCAAGTCGCTGATTCGCCGCACACAGTTGGAGCCGCCTTTAATGGATCAGGCTTGCCAGCAGTGGCCCTGGGCAGTGAAACTATATTGCCTGGGACGCCTGGAGGTTGTATGCCGGGATCAATTTATCGATTTCGGGAAAAAATTGCCCAAAAAGCCCCTGGATTTAATGTATCTCCTAATCAGTGCCGGGAACCGGGGCATATCCCGCCAGAGTGTTGCAGATCAGCTATGGGCGGATGCGGACGGGGACCGGGCTGTCCAGAATATGAACACCACCCTGCACCGACTGCGTAAACTTATAGGCAATGACCGGGCTGTTGTACTGAAAAATAACCGCCTGAGCCTCGTCCCAAACCTGTGCTGGGTGGATACCTGGCAATTTGAAGCCTTGGTAAAAAAGGCAAGGTCCGCATCATCCCCCAGCAACCAGTTGGCCCTGTTAAGCCGGGCCATGGAATTGTACAGAGGGCATTTGGGCGGATTGGGCAGTGACGTCCCCTCGGTTGTCACGTATGCCCAAAGGCTTCGCAAGATCTGGATCAACATGCTGGCTGATCTTGCAGCTCTTCTCCGGGATACGGGTAACACCGAACAGTTAAACACTGTGCAACAGCGTGCAGGTACCATAGACGCTTCTACAGTCATTCATTAA
- a CDS encoding methyltransferase, whose amino-acid sequence MEPSPLRFKPLYSQLTQGYLPAIVNGAQQAGIFEALEKEGASTVTLAEKLHKDPGILGATLEVLTAIKLLIRDEDYQYHLSRSAKHFLLESSPAAQIRDIRSFCMQPGPFDDLTGRLKNSTQHFDSAAFSEKEALIELEQRARGGQIQEVVNFICAIPQFESFTLMCDLAGSSGYYSQALLNKNPNLRARVYDTPAVAALAGQMGGDRGTCGRLEFLGIDLDTCSDFGRGYDLFFVSHFLYHWAAQDLLPRFFKKVNRAMRPGGIFVSNHIGNTITKDQDHITQSIIELLARVQGYPTLTLDESKLKQALSLAGFSEFRTRPAKDGTHLNNTLVSAQKIKEI is encoded by the coding sequence ATGGAACCATCACCCTTAAGATTCAAACCCCTTTATAGCCAGTTGACCCAGGGGTATTTGCCCGCAATTGTCAACGGTGCACAACAGGCAGGCATATTCGAGGCCCTGGAAAAAGAAGGCGCAAGCACAGTCACATTAGCCGAAAAGCTTCATAAAGACCCCGGCATTCTTGGGGCCACTCTTGAGGTTCTTACAGCAATAAAACTTTTGATCCGCGACGAGGATTACCAGTATCACTTAAGCAGGTCGGCAAAGCACTTTCTTCTTGAATCATCGCCGGCCGCTCAAATCAGGGACATCCGGTCGTTTTGCATGCAGCCCGGTCCCTTTGATGACCTAACCGGCCGATTAAAAAACAGTACGCAGCATTTCGACTCTGCTGCCTTTTCCGAAAAAGAGGCCCTCATAGAGCTGGAACAAAGGGCCCGGGGCGGACAAATTCAAGAAGTGGTAAATTTTATCTGTGCCATCCCGCAATTTGAGTCTTTTACGCTCATGTGCGACTTAGCCGGAAGTTCAGGGTACTATTCCCAGGCACTGTTGAATAAAAATCCGAATTTGAGAGCACGGGTGTATGACACACCGGCAGTAGCCGCTCTTGCCGGACAGATGGGGGGCGACAGGGGGACCTGCGGCCGCCTGGAATTCCTCGGAATCGACCTGGACACCTGTTCGGATTTCGGCCGGGGATATGATCTGTTTTTTGTTTCCCATTTTCTGTACCACTGGGCGGCACAGGACCTTTTGCCCCGGTTTTTCAAAAAGGTGAACCGGGCCATGCGCCCAGGCGGAATTTTTGTATCCAACCATATCGGCAATACAATAACAAAAGACCAGGACCATATCACCCAATCAATCATTGAGCTCTTAGCCAGAGTTCAAGGGTATCCCACACTTACACTGGATGAATCAAAATTAAAACAGGCCCTTTCCCTGGCCGGGTTTTCAGAATTCAGGACCAGACCCGCCAAAGACGGAACCCATCTCAACAATACCCTGGTGTCAGCCCAAAAAATAAAGGAAATTTAG
- a CDS encoding tectonin domain-containing protein: protein MKTKKAAGSLIISIVILACSSVATAQGQWEKIWGPVTAVVLGYNQFDSTTFQYAVQEGSGDIYQYQGTPQPWKKVGGPGKSFVIAGGVLYGISPDGRGVYKFKGTPGQWKKVGGPAREIYGIDFYAPNPLFATNPQTGDLYNYNSSTGKWTRIGGPAKMFATGYKHLYGLSEDGSAVFKYTGTPGKWERIGGAASRIYAGGDALFATNPQSGDIYSFEAASSKWTRVGGPGKAFAVDAYGRLYGLAPDGQSVHQYTGAPGKWEKIGGPAAWIYAGGKGLCAINPDSRDLWCRK from the coding sequence ATGAAAACAAAAAAGGCGGCAGGCAGTTTAATAATCAGCATCGTAATACTGGCTTGTTCATCTGTGGCGACGGCCCAAGGCCAATGGGAAAAAATTTGGGGGCCGGTTACAGCGGTTGTTCTGGGATATAATCAGTTTGACAGCACAACGTTCCAATATGCAGTACAAGAAGGCAGCGGAGACATTTACCAATATCAAGGAACGCCCCAGCCCTGGAAAAAAGTAGGAGGACCGGGGAAATCTTTTGTTATTGCCGGCGGTGTTTTATACGGCATATCACCGGATGGCAGAGGTGTTTACAAGTTCAAGGGTACACCGGGGCAATGGAAGAAAGTGGGCGGCCCGGCCCGGGAAATCTATGGCATTGATTTTTATGCGCCCAATCCGCTTTTTGCCACAAATCCCCAAACAGGGGATCTTTATAATTATAATTCGAGCACAGGCAAATGGACCAGGATCGGCGGTCCGGCAAAGATGTTTGCGACCGGATACAAACACTTGTACGGGCTGTCCGAAGACGGGAGCGCCGTATTTAAATATACCGGCACCCCAGGCAAATGGGAAAGGATCGGCGGTGCGGCATCCCGGATATACGCCGGCGGAGATGCGCTGTTTGCAACAAATCCGCAATCGGGAGACATATATAGTTTTGAGGCCGCCTCCTCAAAATGGACCAGAGTCGGCGGCCCGGGCAAAGCCTTTGCCGTTGATGCCTATGGCCGGCTTTACGGGTTGGCTCCTGATGGCCAAAGTGTTCACCAATATACCGGCGCCCCGGGTAAATGGGAGAAAATCGGCGGCCCGGCAGCCTGGATTTACGCAGGCGGAAAAGGCCTTTGCGCCATCAACCCTGACAGCCGGGACCTTTGGTGCAGAAAATAG
- a CDS encoding TonB-dependent receptor: protein MKTLNPNRFYLLIIAMLLLAFSGTRQGFAQVPEETSQAIDDVVVTAEKRKQKLKEVPVSITVINDVEIQDQNVRDVRDIFNLVPNLSVSAQNQNVTYVGCRGVSPSMINRRNPFVMYVDGVPFSKISGYNADFTNVESVELLRGPQGTLYGKNAMGGVMNITTKAPSNDFEGRASLDISEYETYLFNANVSGPIKKDTLFFGLWASEYQTRGYMRNDHPDQDYYDDRDILNFRGRLRWMPSGQLEINLFSGKEIRTGGDGPMIGDSRIRFHEYKNPDDHVDAQSFDNAVQARFHAKKFDIVSTTTYRNATEDYDVDYSYGSSSVSHGILDYQGTTFSQELRFQTPDSRNGIAWIAGGYFEYDQDKDNEMSMQYLPSAMMNFNRKTDWPSTTTSKTAAVFAQTSIPFFNAFKFTIGARYETVNKEMDYHRTTTNLDTNTTVSSTAYTIEDDWDSFTPKAGLDYRISDHIMTYVSVSQGYLSGGFNNTIDDPDAASYDPQTSTSYEWGAKTTWFNNRLSCNLSIFYMDIKDMQVTEYPSAYVMVASNAGKAHSYGGELEVKFRPVTGLILSAGLGLTQGEYDEYMGYGGVDYAGNKLKNTPEYSINAAIQYRHWSGIYAGLDIQGYGETYFNESNQDNSVRDPYAVFNLKIGMELSHWDFYVYAKNLFDEEYYASIFTSSIRNSYMVGSPRTIGANIVFRF, encoded by the coding sequence ATGAAAACATTGAACCCCAACCGGTTTTACCTTTTGATCATTGCAATGTTACTGCTCGCATTTTCAGGGACCCGGCAAGGCTTTGCCCAGGTCCCCGAAGAAACGTCCCAAGCCATAGATGATGTGGTAGTTACAGCGGAAAAACGCAAACAAAAATTAAAAGAAGTTCCTGTTTCCATCACGGTAATCAACGATGTTGAAATCCAGGACCAAAATGTCAGGGATGTCAGGGACATCTTCAATCTGGTTCCCAACCTGTCTGTCAGCGCCCAGAACCAGAATGTGACGTATGTCGGCTGCCGGGGCGTCAGTCCCAGCATGATTAACCGCCGGAACCCTTTTGTTATGTACGTGGACGGGGTCCCTTTCAGTAAAATCAGCGGATACAATGCCGATTTCACCAATGTTGAATCCGTTGAACTCCTCAGGGGGCCCCAGGGCACCCTTTACGGTAAAAATGCCATGGGTGGCGTCATGAACATCACCACCAAAGCGCCGTCCAATGATTTCGAAGGCAGGGCCTCCCTGGATATTTCAGAATACGAAACCTATCTTTTTAACGCCAATGTCAGCGGCCCCATTAAAAAAGACACCCTGTTTTTCGGCCTTTGGGCATCCGAATACCAGACCCGGGGCTATATGAGAAACGACCATCCGGACCAGGACTATTACGATGACAGGGATATCCTTAACTTCAGAGGGCGGCTGCGCTGGATGCCTTCCGGGCAGCTGGAGATCAATCTGTTTTCAGGCAAAGAGATCCGGACGGGCGGGGACGGCCCCATGATCGGGGATTCCCGGATCCGGTTTCATGAATACAAAAACCCGGATGACCATGTGGATGCGCAGAGTTTTGACAATGCCGTTCAGGCCCGTTTCCACGCAAAAAAATTTGATATCGTATCCACCACCACGTATAGAAACGCAACAGAAGACTATGATGTGGATTATTCATACGGCAGCAGTTCGGTAAGCCACGGCATTCTGGATTACCAAGGTACTACTTTTTCCCAGGAACTGCGCTTCCAGACCCCGGACAGCCGGAACGGTATCGCCTGGATTGCCGGCGGTTACTTTGAATATGACCAGGACAAGGACAATGAGATGTCCATGCAATACCTTCCTTCGGCCATGATGAACTTTAACCGAAAAACCGACTGGCCCAGCACCACAACCAGTAAAACCGCTGCCGTATTTGCCCAAACCTCGATTCCGTTCTTTAACGCCTTTAAATTTACCATTGGCGCCCGGTATGAAACCGTAAACAAGGAGATGGATTACCACAGAACCACCACCAACCTGGACACCAACACTACCGTCAGCTCAACGGCTTACACCATTGAGGACGACTGGGACAGTTTCACGCCCAAAGCCGGCCTGGATTACCGGATCTCAGATCACATCATGACCTATGTCAGTGTCTCCCAGGGGTATCTTTCCGGAGGGTTTAACAACACCATTGATGATCCCGATGCCGCATCCTATGATCCCCAGACCTCAACCAGTTATGAATGGGGCGCCAAAACCACCTGGTTTAACAACCGCCTGTCCTGTAACCTTTCCATATTTTATATGGACATAAAAGACATGCAGGTAACCGAATACCCCTCAGCCTATGTCATGGTGGCCTCCAACGCGGGCAAAGCCCACAGTTACGGGGGAGAACTGGAAGTTAAATTCAGGCCGGTTACGGGGCTTATCCTTTCCGCGGGTCTTGGCCTGACCCAGGGAGAATACGATGAATATATGGGATACGGCGGGGTCGATTATGCCGGGAACAAACTGAAAAACACCCCGGAATACTCCATAAACGCCGCCATTCAATACCGCCATTGGTCCGGAATCTACGCCGGCCTGGACATTCAGGGATACGGGGAGACTTATTTTAACGAATCCAACCAAGACAATTCCGTACGGGACCCTTATGCCGTTTTCAATTTAAAAATAGGCATGGAGCTTTCCCATTGGGATTTTTATGTTTACGCCAAAAATCTGTTTGATGAAGAATACTACGCCAGCATCTTTACCAGCAGCATCCGAAATTCATATATGGTAGGCAGCCCGAGGACCATCGGTGCCAATATCGTTTTCCGATTTTAA